One Thauera sp. K11 DNA window includes the following coding sequences:
- the cydB gene encoding cytochrome d ubiquinol oxidase subunit II — protein MILHELISYDVLRLIWWALLGVLLIGFALTDGFDLGTGTLLPFVARSDVERRVVINTIGPVWEGNQVWLILGGGAIFAAWPQLYAVSFSGFYLAMFAILVALILRPVAFKFRSKREEPAWRSRWDWVLFVGGFVPALIFGVAMGNVLQGVPFRIEDDMQIFYDGSFFGLLNPYALLAGLVSVAMLVMHGAAWLQLKTSGTVAERARRFGIVAALLTTVLYAVAGVLLAYFVTGYAITGSIDTSGASNPLLKNAVAQGGAWFANYATHPALWVVPALGLAGPVIAALCLAMRRPLAALLAGGVGIAGIVASVGVSMFPFILPSSVNPSASLTVWDSSSSHLTLFIMLVSTVIFMPIILAYTSWVFSVLRGKVDPEAIQDGKGHAY, from the coding sequence ATGATCCTGCACGAACTGATCTCCTACGATGTCCTGCGCCTGATCTGGTGGGCGCTGCTGGGGGTGCTGCTGATCGGCTTTGCCCTCACCGATGGTTTCGATCTGGGCACCGGAACGCTGCTGCCTTTCGTGGCACGCAGCGACGTCGAGCGCCGTGTCGTCATCAACACCATCGGCCCGGTCTGGGAAGGCAACCAGGTGTGGCTGATCCTCGGCGGCGGCGCGATCTTCGCGGCGTGGCCGCAGCTCTACGCGGTGTCGTTCTCGGGTTTCTACCTGGCGATGTTCGCGATCCTCGTCGCGCTGATCCTGCGGCCGGTGGCCTTCAAGTTCCGCAGCAAGCGCGAAGAGCCGGCGTGGCGCAGCCGCTGGGACTGGGTCTTGTTTGTGGGCGGCTTCGTGCCCGCACTGATCTTCGGGGTGGCGATGGGCAACGTGTTGCAGGGCGTGCCGTTCCGCATCGAGGACGACATGCAGATCTTCTACGACGGCTCTTTCTTCGGGCTGCTCAACCCTTACGCCTTGCTCGCCGGCCTGGTTTCGGTCGCGATGCTGGTCATGCACGGCGCCGCCTGGCTGCAGCTCAAGACGTCGGGCACCGTGGCCGAACGCGCGCGCCGTTTCGGGATCGTGGCGGCGCTTCTCACAACGGTGCTGTATGCCGTGGCGGGCGTGCTGCTGGCCTACTTCGTGACGGGGTATGCCATCACCGGCAGCATCGACACGTCTGGCGCCTCGAACCCTCTGCTCAAGAACGCCGTGGCGCAGGGCGGCGCGTGGTTCGCCAACTACGCCACCCATCCCGCACTGTGGGTGGTGCCGGCGCTGGGTCTGGCCGGGCCGGTGATCGCGGCGCTCTGTCTGGCCATGCGCCGGCCGCTGGCTGCGCTGCTCGCCGGCGGCGTCGGCATCGCGGGCATCGTCGCCAGCGTGGGCGTGTCCATGTTCCCCTTCATCCTGCCCTCGTCGGTCAACCCGTCGGCGAGCCTGACTGTGTGGGACTCGTCGTCGAGTCACCTGACGCTATTCATCATGCTCGTTTCAACGGTCATCTTCATGCCCATCATCCTGGCGTACACCAGTTGGGTGTTCTCGGTCCTGCGCGGCAAGGTCGACCCCGAGGCCATCCAGGACGGCAAGGGCCATGCGTACTGA
- a CDS encoding cytochrome ubiquinol oxidase subunit I translates to MDFDIVSLSRLQFAITALYHFLFVPLTLGLSIVIAIMETVYVMTGRTIWRDMTKFWGVLFGINFAMGVATGIVMEFQFGMNWSYYSHYVGDIFGAPLALEGLMAFFLEATFVGLFFFGWDRLSKVKHLVVTWCVALGSNFSALWILIANGWMQNPVGSQFNPQTMRMEMTDFFAVLTNPVAQAKFVHTVSAGYVTAAIFVLGISAWYVLKGRHLQLAKRSMTVAASFGLASALSVVVLGDESGYLSTEHQKMKLAAIEAMWKTEPAPAAFTAFGFPDQAARETHYAVHIPWAMGLIGTRSLTTEIPGIDELVARAETHIRDGIVAYDALQQIRAVKGGADVPPQVQAAFEEHGHTLGYALLLKRYVDDPRQATPQQISQAAWDTVPRVAPLFWAFRLMVGLGFFFILLTAVFFWLSARRKLDAHRWLLKVAVWSIPLPWIAAELGWIVAEVGRQPWVIEGVLPTAVAVSNLGASTVLLTIAGFVAIYTVLLVIEMKLMLKAIRKGPDDHAPARVEGRPAASADLAPAQ, encoded by the coding sequence ATGGACTTTGACATCGTCAGCCTGTCGCGATTGCAGTTCGCGATCACGGCGCTCTACCACTTTCTTTTCGTACCGCTGACGCTGGGCCTGTCCATCGTGATCGCCATCATGGAAACGGTCTACGTGATGACGGGCCGGACCATCTGGCGCGACATGACCAAGTTTTGGGGCGTGCTGTTCGGCATCAACTTCGCCATGGGCGTGGCCACCGGCATCGTGATGGAGTTCCAGTTCGGCATGAACTGGAGCTACTACAGCCACTACGTGGGCGACATCTTCGGAGCGCCGCTCGCCTTGGAGGGGCTGATGGCCTTCTTCCTGGAAGCGACCTTCGTCGGTCTGTTCTTCTTCGGCTGGGACCGGCTTTCCAAGGTGAAGCACCTGGTCGTGACTTGGTGCGTGGCGCTGGGATCGAACTTCTCGGCGCTATGGATTCTGATCGCCAACGGCTGGATGCAGAACCCCGTGGGCTCGCAGTTCAATCCGCAGACCATGCGCATGGAGATGACGGACTTCTTCGCCGTGCTGACCAACCCGGTGGCGCAGGCCAAGTTCGTGCACACCGTCTCGGCCGGCTACGTGACGGCCGCCATCTTCGTGCTCGGGATTTCGGCCTGGTACGTTCTCAAGGGACGGCACCTGCAGCTCGCCAAGCGCTCCATGACGGTCGCGGCATCGTTCGGCCTGGCTTCCGCGCTGTCGGTGGTGGTGCTGGGCGACGAGAGCGGCTACCTGTCCACCGAGCACCAGAAGATGAAGCTGGCCGCCATCGAAGCGATGTGGAAGACCGAGCCCGCGCCGGCCGCGTTCACCGCCTTCGGCTTTCCCGATCAGGCGGCGCGCGAGACGCACTATGCGGTGCACATCCCCTGGGCCATGGGACTGATCGGCACACGTTCGCTGACCACCGAGATTCCCGGCATCGACGAGCTGGTCGCGCGTGCCGAGACGCACATCCGGGACGGCATCGTGGCATACGACGCCCTGCAGCAGATCCGCGCCGTGAAGGGTGGCGCGGACGTCCCCCCGCAGGTGCAGGCCGCTTTCGAGGAGCATGGGCATACGCTGGGCTACGCGCTGCTGCTCAAACGCTACGTGGACGACCCCCGCCAGGCCACGCCGCAACAGATATCCCAGGCTGCATGGGACACCGTTCCACGGGTGGCGCCGCTGTTCTGGGCGTTCCGGCTGATGGTCGGCCTGGGCTTCTTCTTCATCCTGCTGACCGCCGTGTTCTTCTGGTTGTCGGCGCGGCGCAAACTGGATGCGCACCGATGGCTGCTCAAGGTCGCCGTGTGGTCCATCCCCTTGCCCTGGATCGCCGCTGAACTCGGTTGGATCGTGGCCGAAGTGGGGCGTCAGCCCTGGGTCATCGAAGGCGTTCTGCCGACGGCCGTGGCCGTCTCGAACTTGGGCGCATCGACCGTGCTGCTCACGATCGCTGGCTTCGTCGCGATCTACACCGTCCTGCTCGTCATCGAGATGAAGCTGATGCTCAAGGCGATCCGCAAAGGCCCCGATGACCATGCGCCGGCCCGCGTCGAAGGTCGGCCCGCCGCTTCGGCCGACCTGGCGCCTGCGCAGTAA
- a CDS encoding class I SAM-dependent methyltransferase: MSKSHWEQVYGSKSPNAVSWYAPHLDESLSYIRRTGVDLAAAIVDVGGGEATLVDDLLEAGYRDIAILDISERALEVCRERLAERSARVKWLVGDVLEQDFAPRSVDVWHDRAVFHFLTEHAQRQRYVARVLKALKPGGYAIVGAFGPQGPTQCSGLPVVRYSSDELHDEFGSCFLLLDHSTTLHTTPWGSTQQFVYCYCRREH; the protein is encoded by the coding sequence GTGAGCAAGTCGCACTGGGAACAGGTCTATGGAAGCAAGTCGCCTAATGCGGTGAGCTGGTATGCCCCCCATCTCGATGAATCGCTGAGCTACATCCGCCGAACTGGCGTGGACCTCGCGGCCGCGATTGTCGACGTGGGTGGTGGAGAGGCCACGCTTGTCGACGATCTGCTTGAGGCGGGATATCGTGACATTGCCATTCTGGACATCTCGGAACGCGCATTGGAGGTTTGTCGAGAGCGACTGGCCGAACGATCCGCTCGGGTGAAATGGCTGGTGGGTGACGTGCTGGAGCAAGACTTTGCTCCGCGCTCCGTCGATGTGTGGCACGACCGGGCTGTCTTTCATTTCCTCACGGAGCATGCACAGCGCCAGCGCTATGTCGCTCGGGTATTGAAAGCGCTCAAGCCCGGCGGCTATGCCATCGTCGGCGCATTTGGCCCACAAGGTCCGACGCAGTGCAGTGGTCTACCCGTGGTGCGCTACTCGTCCGACGAACTGCATGACGAGTTCGGCAGTTGCTTCCTCCTCTTGGACCACTCGACGACCCTGCACACGACGCCGTGGGGGTCAACTCAGCAGTTCGTCTACTGCTACTGCAGACGTGAGCATTGA
- the cydX gene encoding cytochrome bd-I oxidase subunit CydX — MWYFAWILGLPLAAAFAVLNAMWFELMEDEAVRRDRLDPKES; from the coding sequence ATGTGGTATTTCGCCTGGATTCTCGGCTTGCCCCTGGCAGCCGCCTTCGCCGTTCTCAATGCAATGTGGTTCGAGTTGATGGAGGACGAAGCGGTCCGGCGCGACCGCCTCGATCCCAAGGAATCTTGA
- a CDS encoding MFS transporter, whose product MTSSITATPVNAANTADAQRNVWLLVAAQSLGGAAPPIIISLGGIVGQMLASDPTLATLPVSLYQLGLALSTIPAAMLMRRLGRRAAYVLGALLGSVSGLIATYGVVQGDFATFCVGTAMAGFYGACVQSYRFAATDAVEPSQRAKAISRIMVGGLVAAVIGPQVVIWTRDAWPMAPFAGSFLGQAGLALLALPLLWMLRAPPPQAAVAEGTARPLGTIARSPAFVVAVTAGVVSYGLMAFIMTAAPMAMVGCGHTVGEAALGIQWHVLAMFAPSFFTGHLIARFGKIAITALGLVLIAASGLLALAGLELLHFWGSLILLGIGWNFGFIGATAMVTDTYTPAERAKVQALNDFLVFGTVAVASFGSGRLLNTSGWETINTLMLPLIAVVLVMLGWLTLRHRRTTTSVTVTR is encoded by the coding sequence ATGACAAGTTCCATCACGGCGACACCAGTAAATGCAGCCAACACCGCAGATGCCCAACGCAATGTTTGGCTGCTGGTAGCCGCCCAATCCCTGGGCGGTGCCGCGCCGCCCATCATCATTTCGCTGGGCGGCATCGTCGGGCAGATGCTCGCCAGCGATCCCACGCTGGCGACGTTGCCTGTCAGCCTTTATCAACTGGGGCTTGCGCTATCGACCATTCCCGCAGCAATGCTCATGCGCCGCCTGGGCCGGCGCGCGGCCTACGTGCTGGGCGCGTTGCTGGGCAGCGTCTCCGGACTGATCGCCACCTACGGTGTAGTGCAAGGCGACTTCGCTACCTTCTGCGTGGGCACCGCTATGGCCGGTTTCTATGGTGCTTGCGTGCAGAGCTACCGCTTCGCCGCCACCGACGCGGTGGAGCCATCGCAACGGGCGAAGGCCATCTCGCGCATCATGGTGGGCGGCCTGGTTGCCGCCGTCATCGGCCCACAGGTCGTCATCTGGACGCGAGATGCTTGGCCCATGGCGCCGTTCGCCGGCAGCTTTCTCGGCCAGGCCGGCCTGGCCTTGCTGGCCTTGCCACTGCTATGGATGCTACGTGCTCCGCCGCCTCAAGCTGCCGTGGCGGAAGGCACGGCGCGGCCGCTGGGCACCATCGCCCGCAGCCCGGCCTTCGTGGTGGCGGTCACCGCGGGCGTCGTCTCCTATGGACTGATGGCCTTCATCATGACCGCAGCTCCCATGGCCATGGTCGGATGCGGCCACACGGTCGGCGAAGCCGCGCTGGGCATCCAGTGGCACGTGCTGGCCATGTTTGCACCGAGCTTCTTCACGGGCCACTTGATCGCGCGCTTCGGCAAGATCGCCATCACGGCGCTGGGGCTCGTGTTGATCGCCGCCTCGGGTTTGCTGGCGTTGGCAGGGCTTGAGCTGTTGCACTTTTGGGGCTCGCTGATCCTGCTAGGCATAGGCTGGAATTTCGGCTTCATCGGCGCCACGGCCATGGTGACTGACACCTACACGCCCGCAGAGCGGGCCAAGGTCCAGGCGCTCAATGACTTTCTGGTGTTCGGCACCGTGGCAGTGGCGTCGTTCGGTTCGGGGCGCCTGCTGAACACCTCGGGATGGGAAACCATCAACACCCTGATGCTGCCGCTCATCGCGGTGGTACTGGTGATGCTGGGCTGGCTGACGTTGCGCCACCGTCGCACCACTACCTCGGTGACGGTCACGCGGTAA
- a CDS encoding MBL fold metallo-hydrolase, with protein MQPQARIQAFFDEPTSTVTYLVWDPATRQAAVIDPVLDYDHRSGKASTASADRVLDAARADDLTIAWVLETHAHADHLSAAPYIRQRTNARVAIGEHIRDVQTIFRPVFNLDDVSGDGSEFDRLLKDGETLQIGQLTMEVLHTPGHTPACVSYRIGDAVFVGDTLFMPDYGTARADFPGGSARTLYRSIQRLLALPPQTRIFLCHDYKAPGRDSYAWETTVAEERARNVHVREGIDEEAFVAMRQQRDATLAAPTLLLPSIQVNIRAGQLPRAESNGVQYLKIPVRMAA; from the coding sequence ATGCAGCCTCAAGCCCGCATCCAAGCATTCTTCGACGAGCCAACCAGCACAGTGACCTATCTGGTGTGGGACCCGGCGACGCGGCAAGCTGCGGTGATCGATCCGGTTCTGGACTATGACCATCGCAGCGGCAAGGCCTCTACGGCGTCCGCTGACCGCGTGCTGGACGCTGCCCGCGCCGACGACCTGACCATCGCCTGGGTGCTGGAAACCCATGCCCACGCCGATCATCTGAGCGCCGCCCCTTATATCCGACAACGCACGAATGCGCGGGTGGCCATTGGCGAGCACATCCGCGATGTGCAGACGATCTTCCGGCCGGTCTTCAACCTTGACGATGTGTCAGGCGACGGCAGCGAGTTCGATCGTCTTCTCAAGGACGGAGAAACGCTCCAGATCGGGCAACTGACCATGGAAGTCCTGCACACGCCCGGCCATACCCCCGCTTGCGTCTCCTATCGCATCGGGGATGCGGTCTTCGTGGGCGACACGCTGTTCATGCCCGACTATGGAACGGCGCGCGCGGACTTCCCTGGAGGCAGTGCGCGGACCTTGTACCGATCCATACAGCGGCTGCTGGCGCTCCCGCCGCAGACCAGGATTTTCCTGTGCCATGACTACAAGGCCCCCGGACGCGACAGCTATGCCTGGGAAACGACCGTGGCCGAAGAGCGCGCGCGCAACGTTCATGTCCGCGAAGGGATCGACGAGGAAGCGTTCGTCGCAATGCGCCAGCAGCGCGACGCGACACTGGCGGCGCCCACACTGCTGCTGCCGTCGATCCAGGTCAACATCCGCGCCGGCCAACTGCCCCGCGCCGAGTCCAACGGCGTGCAATACCTCAAGATCCCTGTCCGGATGGCCGCATGA
- the cydD gene encoding thiol reductant ABC exporter subunit CydD, giving the protein MDAACLLHAVSPLLWLPQAALLALGVARLQSGAGLNGVVGPAVGIVLAGVLRAWLDAWSAGRMFDTARESLSHWRGRAIAAVAARSPLDRARAHAGAAASALAEQAEAILPWQTRYRGAVWRVRLIPVLILLPVAWYSWAAAAVLVLAAPLIPMFMVIVGWRAKSASEAQWLQMGSMNAFLLDRLRGLPTLRALGSVEVTARRLRASAEDLRQRTMRVLRIAFLSSAVLELFAALGVAMVAAYVGFHLLGHLDFGAWGRRLSLAEGLFILLLAPAFFEPLRELASVWHDRASGMAAMDALDRLNADGLPLPDDETSDQPRQEAQAGNSDEDGKRVRPPRVKVQDLAFAFSGETPVFRDFALDVKPGEHVALMGGSGAGKTILMSLLAGLLPASAGRIEIAGTALTAESARALRGRMAWMGQRPHVFSGSVRHNVALGRAGVRDQQVHRAIQWAQLDKVAQARPGTSLGEGGTGLSGGEAARLALARLAAAPRADLLLADEPTAHLDTETAEQVIESLVALAQGRTLIVATHDPALAARMDRIVHLSAPVDAAQPIPGGWHGA; this is encoded by the coding sequence TTGGATGCAGCCTGCCTGCTCCATGCCGTCAGCCCGCTGCTGTGGCTGCCGCAGGCCGCATTGCTGGCGCTGGGCGTGGCACGGTTGCAGAGTGGCGCCGGCCTGAATGGCGTCGTGGGTCCGGCGGTGGGCATAGTACTCGCCGGCGTACTGCGCGCCTGGCTCGACGCCTGGAGCGCCGGGCGTATGTTCGATACGGCCCGCGAAAGCCTGAGCCACTGGCGCGGCCGCGCCATCGCTGCAGTTGCGGCGCGTTCTCCGCTGGATCGCGCCCGCGCGCACGCAGGTGCCGCGGCCAGCGCGCTGGCGGAACAGGCTGAGGCGATCCTGCCCTGGCAGACGCGCTACCGCGGCGCTGTCTGGCGCGTGCGCCTCATACCCGTGCTGATTCTGCTGCCCGTGGCCTGGTACTCCTGGGCAGCAGCGGCCGTACTTGTGCTGGCCGCGCCGTTGATCCCCATGTTCATGGTGATCGTGGGCTGGCGGGCCAAGTCCGCCAGCGAGGCTCAGTGGCTGCAAATGGGCAGCATGAATGCGTTCCTGCTCGATCGCCTGCGCGGCTTGCCGACGCTGCGCGCACTCGGCAGCGTCGAGGTCACGGCGCGCCGCCTGCGGGCCAGCGCCGAGGACCTGCGCCAGCGCACCATGCGCGTACTGCGCATCGCATTTCTTTCTTCGGCGGTGCTGGAGCTTTTCGCGGCGCTGGGCGTCGCCATGGTCGCCGCCTACGTCGGGTTCCATCTGCTGGGGCATCTGGATTTCGGCGCCTGGGGTCGGCGTCTCAGTCTCGCCGAGGGCCTCTTCATCCTGTTGCTGGCACCCGCCTTCTTCGAGCCCTTGCGGGAATTGGCATCCGTCTGGCATGACCGCGCTTCCGGCATGGCGGCAATGGATGCCTTGGACCGGCTCAATGCAGACGGGTTGCCATTGCCGGACGACGAGACGTCGGATCAGCCCAGGCAGGAAGCCCAGGCAGGGAACTCGGATGAAGACGGCAAGCGAGTTCGTCCGCCCCGCGTCAAGGTTCAGGACCTGGCATTCGCGTTCTCTGGCGAGACACCGGTTTTCAGGGACTTTGCGCTGGACGTAAAGCCCGGTGAGCACGTCGCCCTGATGGGTGGCAGCGGGGCGGGAAAGACCATCCTAATGTCGCTGCTGGCCGGATTGCTGCCCGCTTCGGCAGGCCGTATCGAGATCGCCGGCACTGCGTTGACCGCCGAATCCGCACGCGCGTTGCGCGGACGCATGGCCTGGATGGGGCAGCGGCCCCACGTGTTTTCTGGGTCGGTCCGACACAACGTCGCCCTCGGTCGAGCGGGCGTAAGAGATCAGCAAGTGCACCGCGCGATCCAGTGGGCACAGCTCGACAAGGTGGCTCAGGCCCGTCCGGGGACGTCGCTCGGAGAAGGCGGGACAGGCCTGTCGGGGGGCGAAGCCGCGCGTCTGGCGCTGGCTCGGCTGGCCGCCGCACCGCGCGCCGATCTGCTACTGGCAGACGAGCCTACCGCGCATTTGGACACCGAAACCGCCGAGCAGGTCATCGAATCCCTGGTGGCCCTGGCCCAGGGGCGCACCCTGATCGTGGCCACCCACGACCCGGCGCTCGCCGCGCGCATGGACCGCATCGTGCACCTGTCGGCACCGGTCGATGCCGCGCAGCCCATCCCGGGAGGATGGCATGGCGCGTAG
- the cydC gene encoding thiol reductant ABC exporter subunit CydC — protein sequence MPRSPSREDGMARRTAPASILLPALRAVLAASSRRMILGAALAALTVLAGMGLLGLSGWFIAATAIAGLQVISALTFDVFMPSAGIRLLALGRTAARYGERLITHDATLAALAHLRERLFRGWAAAQDIRDLLRRPARALFRLTSDLDALESLYLRLLVPACAALGAAVLAALVIGVMAPWLGIALGVWLLAVGVAVTAGLSLRARPPAVRRALITERLRAQAVDLVSGQTELVMAGRLASHCEALQQTDRRLARADRHLHRLDVAAGAVYGVAGSLTLALVLLGVGILADHGRIGTAGAALALLIALSAMEPFAALRRGAVEAGRTWLAARRLSPHCGGDTQQTIRPAEPPEPPEPGHALSLRQVSARYPDSPVDALQSVSLTLAPGERIAVIGPSGAGKSTLMALAAGELVPREGTIRSLPHAWLSQRTDLFQDSLRDNLRLAQADADDDTLWRALGSAGLASDVRALHAGLDTRLGEGGLGLSGGQARRLALARLLLQPHTLWLLDEPTEGLDAPTAADVLATLHTLGSGRAWLLATHLRREAVLADRLVLLRGGRIEAEFPRGSPGFDAALAALRPD from the coding sequence ATGCCGCGCAGCCCATCCCGGGAGGATGGCATGGCGCGTAGAACCGCCCCGGCATCGATACTGCTGCCTGCTCTGCGGGCCGTGCTCGCAGCATCTTCCCGTCGCATGATCCTGGGCGCTGCGCTCGCAGCGCTGACCGTCCTCGCGGGCATGGGGCTGCTCGGCCTGTCGGGGTGGTTCATCGCCGCCACGGCCATCGCTGGACTGCAGGTGATCAGCGCCCTGACATTCGATGTCTTCATGCCTTCGGCCGGCATTCGCCTGCTGGCGCTGGGGCGCACCGCCGCCCGCTATGGCGAGCGGCTGATCACGCACGACGCCACGCTGGCCGCGCTGGCGCACCTGCGCGAGCGTCTCTTCCGGGGGTGGGCGGCTGCTCAGGACATCCGCGATCTGTTGCGCCGCCCGGCCCGGGCGCTGTTTCGCCTGACCAGCGACCTCGACGCTCTGGAATCCCTTTATCTGCGTCTGCTGGTGCCGGCCTGCGCGGCCCTGGGCGCCGCCGTTCTCGCTGCCTTGGTGATCGGCGTCATGGCCCCTTGGCTCGGCATCGCGCTGGGCGTCTGGCTGCTGGCCGTCGGCGTGGCCGTGACCGCGGGACTGTCGCTTCGGGCACGGCCGCCCGCCGTGCGCCGCGCGTTGATCACCGAGCGCCTGCGCGCGCAGGCTGTCGACCTGGTATCGGGCCAAACGGAACTGGTCATGGCTGGCCGTCTGGCAAGCCACTGCGAGGCGCTGCAACAGACAGACCGTCGTCTCGCGCGTGCAGACCGGCATCTGCACCGCTTGGACGTGGCGGCTGGCGCGGTCTATGGTGTGGCCGGCAGCCTTACGTTGGCGCTCGTGCTGCTAGGCGTGGGCATCCTGGCTGACCACGGGCGGATCGGAACCGCAGGCGCAGCGCTGGCCTTGCTGATCGCGTTGAGCGCCATGGAGCCCTTCGCTGCGCTGCGGCGGGGCGCCGTAGAGGCTGGCCGCACGTGGCTGGCGGCGCGGCGACTGTCGCCGCATTGTGGCGGCGATACCCAACAAACGATCCGGCCCGCCGAGCCACCCGAGCCACCCGAGCCGGGGCATGCGCTCAGCCTGCGCCAGGTATCCGCGCGCTACCCGGACAGTCCCGTGGACGCCCTGCAGTCCGTCTCCCTGACCCTGGCGCCCGGAGAACGTATCGCCGTGATCGGCCCCAGCGGCGCGGGCAAATCGACGCTGATGGCCTTGGCCGCAGGTGAGCTGGTGCCGCGCGAGGGCACCATCCGATCACTGCCTCACGCCTGGCTGAGCCAACGCACCGATCTTTTCCAGGACAGCCTGCGCGACAACCTGCGGTTGGCCCAAGCCGATGCCGACGACGACACCCTCTGGCGTGCGCTCGGATCGGCAGGCCTAGCGTCGGACGTGCGCGCCCTGCACGCCGGCCTGGACACCCGCCTCGGAGAAGGCGGGCTGGGACTGTCGGGCGGACAGGCGCGGCGCCTTGCCCTCGCTCGTCTGCTGCTTCAACCCCACACCTTGTGGTTGCTCGACGAGCCCACCGAAGGACTGGACGCGCCCACTGCCGCCGACGTGCTGGCGACGCTGCACACGCTGGGCTCCGGGCGGGCGTGGCTGCTCGCCACGCACCTGCGGCGCGAAGCCGTGCTTGCGGACCGCCTGGTGCTGTTGCGCGGCGGTCGCATCGAAGCCGAATTCCCGCGCGGCAGTCCGGGCTTTGACGCTGCATTGGCTGCCCTGCGGCCCGACTGA
- a CDS encoding SulP family inorganic anion transporter translates to MSGASTSQRSSAAKRWLPVLSWGKTYDRGQWSADMLAAGIVTLMLIPQSLAYAMLAGLPPQAGLYASMLPLLAYAVFGSSRTLAVGPAAVTSLMTAAAVGQVAAAGSADYWAAALVLALLSGLMLTLMGVLRLGWLANYLSHPVISGFISASGVLIALSQAKHVLGIAASGDTLPELLPALWRGLPQTNGPTVALGLSALLFLWWSRSGLKPWLRRIGIGQRWADALAKAGPVAAIAATTVAVWAWDLAAHGVRVVGVVPQGLPPFTLPAWNPALWTELAVPALLLSVVGFVESISVGQTLAAKRRQRVEPDQELVALGTSNVAAAFTGGLPVTGGFSRSVVNFDAGAQTPAAGIYTAIGIAVATLLLTPLLHHLPQATLAATIVVAVLSLVDLGMLKRTWQYSRFDFTVVAATLAATLLAGVETGLIAGVGLALMLHLYRSSRPHVAVVGLVPGTEHFRNVLRHSVLTSPQVLGLRVDESLYFANARYLEDRINEAVADRPELRHVVLQCSAINDIDASALESLETIEARLNEAGIRLHLSEVKGPVMDKLAGTPFLTRLSGRIYLTHYQAIAELSPDSLA, encoded by the coding sequence ATGAGCGGGGCTTCCACCTCCCAACGGTCCTCTGCGGCCAAGCGGTGGCTGCCGGTCTTGTCCTGGGGGAAAACCTACGACCGAGGCCAATGGTCCGCGGACATGCTTGCGGCCGGCATCGTCACGCTGATGCTGATTCCCCAGAGCCTGGCCTACGCCATGCTGGCTGGCCTGCCACCGCAGGCGGGCCTCTATGCAAGCATGCTTCCCTTGCTTGCCTATGCGGTGTTCGGCAGCAGCCGCACACTGGCTGTCGGGCCGGCGGCGGTGACGTCGTTGATGACCGCCGCAGCCGTCGGGCAGGTTGCTGCGGCGGGCTCCGCTGACTATTGGGCGGCGGCGCTGGTGCTGGCTTTGCTGTCTGGCCTGATGCTGACCCTCATGGGCGTGCTGCGGCTTGGCTGGCTGGCGAACTACCTCAGCCATCCGGTCATATCCGGCTTCATCTCGGCGTCCGGCGTGCTGATCGCCTTGAGCCAGGCCAAGCACGTGCTGGGGATTGCGGCATCGGGCGATACCCTGCCGGAACTGCTTCCCGCGCTATGGCGAGGTCTGCCCCAGACCAATGGCCCAACCGTGGCTCTGGGGCTGTCGGCGCTCTTGTTCCTGTGGTGGTCGCGCAGCGGGCTCAAGCCATGGCTGCGCCGCATCGGCATCGGGCAGCGCTGGGCAGATGCCCTCGCCAAGGCGGGACCCGTGGCAGCCATCGCGGCGACCACAGTCGCAGTCTGGGCCTGGGACTTGGCCGCGCACGGCGTGCGTGTGGTAGGGGTGGTGCCACAGGGACTTCCGCCGTTCACGCTTCCTGCGTGGAACCCGGCCCTGTGGACGGAACTGGCCGTGCCAGCGCTGTTGCTCAGCGTGGTCGGCTTCGTTGAATCCATCTCGGTGGGGCAAACGCTCGCGGCCAAACGGCGCCAACGTGTCGAACCGGATCAGGAGCTGGTCGCGCTGGGAACGAGCAATGTGGCAGCGGCCTTCACGGGTGGTTTGCCGGTAACGGGTGGCTTCTCGCGTTCCGTGGTCAATTTTGACGCCGGCGCGCAGACGCCGGCGGCCGGGATCTACACCGCTATCGGCATCGCCGTTGCGACCTTGCTGCTCACGCCGCTGCTGCACCACCTGCCACAGGCCACCCTGGCAGCAACCATCGTGGTGGCGGTGCTCTCGCTGGTCGATCTGGGCATGCTCAAGCGGACCTGGCAATACTCACGCTTCGATTTCACTGTGGTGGCGGCCACACTGGCCGCGACCCTGCTGGCGGGCGTGGAGACTGGCCTGATCGCCGGGGTAGGCCTGGCGCTGATGCTGCATCTGTACCGCAGCAGCCGGCCGCATGTGGCTGTGGTCGGGCTCGTGCCCGGGACCGAACACTTTCGCAACGTGCTTCGCCATTCCGTGCTAACGAGCCCGCAGGTGCTGGGGCTGCGCGTCGACGAAAGCCTGTACTTCGCCAACGCACGCTATCTGGAGGACCGCATCAATGAGGCTGTCGCGGATCGCCCCGAACTCCGGCACGTGGTGCTTCAGTGCTCGGCCATCAACGACATCGACGCCAGCGCGCTCGAAAGCCTGGAAACGATCGAGGCGCGGTTGAACGAGGCGGGCATCCGGCTCCATCTGTCGGAAGTGAAGGGGCCGGTGATGGACAAGCTCGCCGGCACACCGTTTCTGACGCGCCTCAGCGGACGGATCTACCTCACCCACTATCAAGCCATCGCGGAATTGTCCCCCGACAGCCTGGCCTGA